A DNA window from Allokutzneria albata contains the following coding sequences:
- a CDS encoding Ig-like domain-containing protein → MKRALVLLVAGLGVILTLAAAPPAAVDDRFVYSSNQAVNGWFTVNVLANDTLRGAQVRAVELVSGPTEGVVEPTTRPVGFRWRMGPSLIAQWSYRIVDTAGGRSNTATVSVGVRLAPHPRDDSYQAMSGELLKVPAPGVLGNDAHPAGERMTAEAAGASTRGGKVFVRRDGSFDYAPPSGFTGTDTFVYRAVDPQSDAAEATVSIAVRPRPATTTTTHTHSPPGDQPSGKAEVTAHLHGYPGDCRSGVIIIGGRVLDTWLDEARQGQAGAWEFIDLHAHLPAGLPTGVRTVEFRCAGTTYPAGTIRLPTGPVLTTFELTWKPVPTTTTRPTTATPSPPTTPLPKPGEPREPGIADIPVPSEVRTDLEALAVTAAQSAGLIALVLLLETAFPPDLVNKIIEVLRTKNEQERLSRARPRAPTWVRAVAYAGSGGALLVLADAEIKGENWDWGTVLMKAAAGAVSLLLVVFAYEKPKDALLSASRGRGHLRAIRLGFALALIMAILSRVLNSPVPYVYGLVITFIALKKPEDDAQGRATLGGGIAVLVTCVGLWVVCAPLVVAGRDAHPGSPAYAVAVAVCVVLAAGIQVVVFGLLPIKPLDGFALKKWSKVAWWALYVPAIVVYVHVVNASVHPALDQGPSDEKIFEAACLFVAAGVASFLLRRIRKASEHDQG, encoded by the coding sequence ATGAAACGCGCCCTGGTGCTGCTGGTCGCCGGGCTGGGCGTCATCCTGACCCTGGCCGCGGCGCCACCGGCGGCGGTGGACGATCGCTTCGTCTACTCCAGCAACCAGGCGGTCAACGGCTGGTTCACGGTCAACGTCCTGGCCAACGACACCCTGCGGGGCGCTCAGGTCCGCGCGGTCGAGCTGGTCTCAGGCCCGACGGAAGGCGTGGTGGAGCCGACCACGCGCCCGGTTGGGTTCCGCTGGCGCATGGGGCCTTCGCTGATCGCGCAGTGGAGCTACCGCATCGTCGACACGGCGGGAGGCCGGAGCAACACCGCGACCGTGTCCGTGGGTGTGCGGCTCGCCCCGCATCCGCGCGACGACAGCTACCAGGCGATGTCAGGCGAGCTGCTGAAGGTCCCCGCGCCCGGCGTGCTGGGAAATGACGCGCATCCCGCAGGGGAGCGGATGACCGCGGAAGCCGCGGGGGCGAGCACGCGAGGAGGGAAGGTCTTCGTGCGGCGGGACGGCTCGTTCGACTACGCCCCGCCGAGCGGCTTCACGGGAACCGACACCTTCGTCTACCGGGCGGTGGACCCGCAGAGCGACGCGGCTGAGGCGACCGTGTCCATCGCGGTCCGGCCGAGGCCGGCCACCACCACGACGACGCACACGCACTCCCCGCCCGGCGACCAGCCGTCGGGCAAAGCCGAGGTCACCGCGCACCTGCACGGATATCCGGGAGACTGCCGCTCCGGCGTGATCATCATCGGCGGCCGGGTCCTGGACACCTGGCTCGACGAAGCACGGCAAGGGCAGGCCGGAGCCTGGGAGTTCATCGACCTGCACGCCCACCTCCCGGCCGGGCTGCCGACAGGCGTGCGCACCGTGGAGTTCCGGTGCGCCGGGACGACCTATCCCGCGGGCACCATCAGGCTGCCGACCGGCCCAGTGCTGACGACCTTCGAACTGACCTGGAAGCCGGTCCCCACGACCACCACCCGGCCGACGACGGCGACCCCTTCTCCGCCCACGACGCCGCTCCCCAAGCCTGGGGAGCCGCGCGAGCCGGGAATTGCGGACATCCCCGTGCCGAGCGAGGTCCGGACCGATCTGGAAGCCCTCGCCGTGACCGCGGCGCAGTCGGCGGGGCTCATCGCGCTCGTGCTGCTCCTGGAGACGGCGTTTCCGCCGGATCTGGTGAACAAGATCATCGAAGTGCTCCGGACGAAGAACGAGCAGGAGCGGCTGAGCCGGGCGCGGCCGCGCGCTCCCACGTGGGTCCGGGCGGTCGCTTACGCCGGGAGCGGCGGGGCGTTACTGGTCCTGGCCGACGCGGAGATCAAGGGCGAGAACTGGGACTGGGGCACCGTCCTGATGAAGGCGGCGGCGGGAGCGGTGTCCCTGCTCCTGGTCGTCTTCGCCTACGAGAAGCCCAAGGACGCGCTGCTCAGCGCCAGTCGCGGTCGCGGCCACCTGCGGGCGATCCGGCTGGGGTTCGCCCTTGCCCTGATCATGGCGATCCTGTCCCGGGTCCTGAACTCGCCGGTGCCCTACGTCTACGGCCTGGTGATCACCTTCATCGCCTTGAAGAAGCCGGAGGACGACGCGCAGGGGCGGGCGACGCTGGGCGGCGGCATCGCCGTTCTCGTCACCTGCGTCGGTCTCTGGGTGGTGTGCGCTCCCCTCGTGGTCGCGGGCAGGGACGCCCATCCGGGGTCACCGGCCTACGCGGTCGCCGTCGCGGTCTGCGTCGTCCTCGCCGCGGGCATCCAAGTGGTCGTCTTCGGGCTGCTCCCGATCAAGCCGCTGGACGGATTCGCGCTGAAGAAGTGGAGCAAGGTCGCGTGGTGGGCGCTGTACGTGCCCGCGATCGTCGTCTACGTCCACGTCGTCAACGCGAGCGTGCACCCCGCACTCGATCAGGGGCCTTCCGACGAGAAGATCTTCGAGGCGGCGTGCCTGTTCGTGGCGGCGGGCGTGGCGAGCTTCCTGTTGCGCCGGATCAGGAAAGCGTCCGAGCACGACCAGGGGTGA
- a CDS encoding LysR family transcriptional regulator: MELRHFRYFTAVAEQGGFTKAAAMLYVSQPTLSQQIRALERELGVPLFLRAPDGVRLTAAGEVFYGHAGAVLRMVDEAARATRRAGAEPSVLRIGWSPPIPHALHVPIASAFSAAYPQVRLSWRETSLPDPERPLLDDDVDVALLRLPVDSERVLWEPISDEPCGLAVPVGHPLCELDSVDVAEVLDEPMPNVGDAVPESMKRWWLLPGSRNGEYPEAVGDPVNTVTELALSVVLNGVVCPAPYLYVKTAAVHGFRALELRGGPDSATGVARRRDDERALPRLFCELAAQVAGSAGAGLGL; the protein is encoded by the coding sequence ATGGAGCTGCGTCATTTCCGGTACTTCACGGCCGTCGCCGAGCAGGGTGGGTTCACCAAGGCCGCGGCCATGCTGTACGTGTCACAGCCGACCCTGAGCCAGCAGATCCGCGCGCTGGAGCGGGAGCTCGGTGTGCCGCTGTTCCTGCGCGCACCGGACGGGGTCCGCTTGACGGCCGCCGGGGAGGTCTTCTACGGGCACGCCGGGGCCGTGCTGCGGATGGTGGACGAGGCCGCTCGCGCGACGCGGCGGGCAGGGGCCGAACCGAGCGTGCTGCGGATCGGCTGGAGCCCTCCGATCCCGCATGCGCTGCACGTGCCGATCGCGAGCGCGTTCTCGGCGGCCTACCCCCAGGTGCGGCTGTCGTGGCGGGAGACCTCACTGCCCGACCCCGAGCGGCCGTTGCTCGACGACGACGTCGACGTAGCGCTGCTGCGGCTGCCGGTGGACAGCGAGCGGGTGCTGTGGGAGCCCATCAGCGACGAGCCCTGCGGTCTGGCGGTTCCGGTCGGACATCCGCTGTGCGAGCTGGATTCCGTCGATGTGGCCGAGGTGCTCGACGAACCGATGCCGAACGTCGGTGACGCCGTTCCCGAGTCCATGAAGCGGTGGTGGCTGCTGCCCGGATCGCGCAACGGCGAGTACCCGGAGGCGGTGGGCGATCCGGTGAACACCGTGACGGAGCTGGCGCTGTCGGTCGTGCTCAACGGCGTGGTCTGCCCGGCGCCGTACCTGTACGTCAAGACCGCTGCGGTGCACGGGTTCCGAGCTTTGGAGCTGCGCGGTGGGCCGGACTCGGCCACCGGCGTCGCGCGCAGGCGGGACGACGAGCGCGCGCTGCCCCGCCTGTTCTGCGAGCTGGCGGCCCAGGTGGCGGGCTCGGCCGGGGCCGGTCTGGGGCTATAG